In the Rhinatrema bivittatum chromosome 6, aRhiBiv1.1, whole genome shotgun sequence genome, one interval contains:
- the LOC115094144 gene encoding LOW QUALITY PROTEIN: uncharacterized protein LOC115094144 (The sequence of the model RefSeq protein was modified relative to this genomic sequence to represent the inferred CDS: deleted 1 base in 1 codon) produces MEGTTSSTTQTESTDDNPCNQRPNVYGDLLELEKHVETHKEERPYKCEQCDRRYRHSGSLVNHRKMHQLGLFACLVCQKEFSNLLALKNHLRIHSEEKRFKCNDCNESFRMSSQLDNHRWAAHGDTEHSCTLQNEEEEDISSGHESSDSVPPMLMENGNLLSNLENYIAESMVPADFSQLDIKDFGEPRDYAEATYILRKDNTAMSEERPPGATSDEERRFKCLQCGKTYKHAGSLANHRQSHTVGVYQCAVCFKEFSNLMALKNHCRIHSDHKPYKCTQCDMCFRLPTELRNHQKLHAEEKPYICPCCGKRFFTKKEVKKHELLHTQDLAEGEAGRPKSSESSENSSSEEELIQMSVKPGNNQTQFQGNEETKGNIGISEISAPHCSNGLNKVPGSTDNISDSLHVDEMNKLFEKDSFLDSDLQSPTGELPLLDIDQGDNFPDDKSLNNHACLDGKKNCVSLGHPKTASNSEVLTDSKEEPQANGDTELRPYKCQQCGRTYRHAGSLINHKKSHQTGVYSCSLCSKQLFNLAALKNHLRAHLKSKVKVGTDVHHYNSVNLLSESLKASERPYDCNICGENFISESELKQHEVIHGDKVLSSCQDLPCLKNSFPGSLHRDYLEKSWEGNTETSCSQNENLSASGIENIQDNKQELAPPFKQELAPPIKQELAPPIKQWYPDEDPNVNIKELEVCKDVQSPKAGSCALKKESTYENSLSNQDGIGIQIQPKMEDQQTSFIEGELPEHNGQSGQESRPYKCNLCGRTYRHRGSLVNHKHTHQTGIYQCSLCPKQYSNVMALRNHVRFHLRSSVGRNKADDGSSCFQDMEKFYNCAFCGETFDDPVDWHAHQMVHNGEEQLLDYQNDSELQETSESGPYRKPHGHQANEKIPTESMEAYPEITENIIKGAAEQIDDMDTNESGCRDVVEMSHICGCCGQIFDDIKTLQNHNLLHSSEVSSLTSQSPGNENSEDVGNLKSENSQIPEKEKVSETSGQTRNSEDSEHFGKRMYECNTCGKSYRHSGSLINHKRTHQTGEYCCAICSKQFNNLAALKNHLRIHLKAKRNRRLEDCDNSLLLVPESSPSLHSNPIFSCTSCEDSFSSELTFQNHQLVHDVKELVEGECSSVDHSNSQSKSGKDPVEDCNMQSAQALCSSNGNESSGNESSCINMHESENPKGNNLLAMVKDQCLIGGVRVCEGNTVLEDDRCQFGEHNTLQHNEKEGQNMDDMICSPLGMTSSTNQTNSEDQPEHSPDQGSNENPLYKCDLCGKTFTHAGSLIDHKHTHLTGIYQCSFCPKEYNSLLALRSHFQTHTRSQMVRNVDSKNTNLFKTPEDIQQLSNPQSDQLYDCSLCGIIFSEKVEFQEHQLAHDICHTSCDPADGERFQQNLKEGQYQDGSTEDFAFHMHAAERELLEKLEHEMENLSHNIETDGSYSGGTQISHICGYCGKTYDDLESFKAHNLSHSGDHNTSEAQNPHQPETSFAKLDLSTSKILDITDGDTQPVIYPKSNFLTEEPKNDEPTDSRPYACSQCGKTYRHGGSLVNHKKTHQIGDYQCGGCSRQYPNLAAYRNHLRHHPKCKQQASLYDESRALQQISAGSTQPEVSGETSQSSTDKEGTQIHISCSNMEDQNPGKTVKGYSEKVESAGDSETSNIADYKDEKNPCMDLVEVKRQLSLPSQPLKDAVVNMDYSSELDNLEDPQDTSKQKSYICEFCGELCDGATQLEGHKSLHCGGKSRDGMDDSDSTVNLGTEVSESELPSCIEFSQTNYLKSDPQESKGDELQHRPFKCELCDRTYRHAGSLINHKQTHKTGLFRCSVCQKWFYNLMALKNHNRIHFETKRYKCADCGKAFRLQKQLSTHQKMHNERATLSRRSIRQSKRSVRKTRCKPDPEMHCLSGDDHGGSSEPKGHDVVEKVNSSSSNKRHTSNPKKQRNPDERPYQCEQCGRSYRHASSLQNHKKSHTTGHYFCSICDKTYSNLMALKNHQRTHFEVKRYHCVECGKSFKWQRQLVKHQLLHAEKKSYFCGLCGKTLHGKLLFEKHQMEHEEDKGGSMQGYTEDLTEGTMDKMGIGNEKTSFVKQNSSASRNDKTVKSSHFIKPMKAGDYRQSCQDCSQVFNSYKDTDSHPCSCHTNEELTTDTHPLRTSAWSNQNSTDINFSQRSEEGRISTEGNSVHQGVENRPYQCNICGRTYRHAGSLLNHKNTHKTGLYKCSICLKQFYNPMAMKNHLRIHNATKRFWCQDCGKAFRASRELISHQRVHTGERPFCCPVCSRGFSSKLSLKQHQKTHASSKNSDRLGKMMENKKDDISDRTSSPSDSINEKTGQATYSADDPLNDDFATPEDERPYKCNQCERTYRHAGSLLNHKKTHKTGVYQCPTCHKEFFNLLALKNHLRIHLDRNRYKCPDCGKAFRVSSRLVSHRRIHTQGGPFPCPLCGKKFLRKSSFQRHQLLHNNQEVKSSLNTVESSGLASILVEVT; encoded by the exons ATGGAAGGCACAACCTCAAGCACCACCCAAACTGAGAGCACAGATGACAATCCTTGCAACCAGCGCCCCAACGTCTATGGCGACCTACTTGAACTAGAGAAGCACGTGGAGACCCACAAGGAGGAGAGGCCTTACAAATGTGAGCAATGTGATAGGCGTTATAGGCACTCTGGCAGCCTGGTCAACCATCGCAAGATGCACCAGCTGGGCCTCTTTGCCTGCCTGGTCTGCCAGAAGGAGTTCTCCAATCTTCTGGCACTGAAGAACCACCTGCGTATACATTCTGAGGAGAAGCGCTTCAAGTGCAATGACTGCAATGAGAGTTTTCGCATGTCTAGCCAGCTGGACAATCACCGATGGGCAGCCCATGGTGATACTGAGCACAGCTGCACCTtgcagaatgaggaggaggaggacatctCCAGTGGCCATGAGAGTTCTGACTCAGTGCCTCCAATGCTGATGGAGAATGGCAACTTGCTGAGTAATCTGGAGAACTATATTGCTGAGTCAATGGTTCCTGCTGACTTCTCTCAATTAGATATTAAAGATTTTGGAGAGCCTAGGGACTATGCTGAGGCGACATACATCCTGAGAAAAGATAACACTGCCATGTCAGAAGAACGACCTCCTGGTGCCACTAGTGATGAAGAACGCCGCTTCAAATGCCTTCAGTGCGGGAAAACCTACAAGCATGCTGGAAGCCTGGCAAATCACAGGCAGAGCCATACCGTGGGTGTCTACCAGTGTGCTGTCTGCTTTAAAGAGTTCTCCAACCTCATGGCCCTCAAAAATCACTGCCGAATCCATTCAGACCACAAACCGTACAAGTGCACGCAATGTGACATGTGTTTCAGGTTGCCCACTGAACTCAGGAACCACCAGAAACTCCATGCTGAGGAGAAGCCTTACATCTGTCCTTGCTGTGGAAAAAGATTCTTTACCAAGAAGGAAGTCAAAAAGCATGAACTATTACATACTCAGGATTTGGCGGAGGGAGAGGCTGGCCGCCCAAAATCATCAGAAAGTTCAGAGAACAGTAGCTCTGAAGAAGAACTTATTCAAATGTCAGTCAAACCAGGTAATAACCAGACACAATTCCAGGGGAATGAAGAGACAAAGGGCaatattggcatctcagaaattTCAGCTCCCCACTGCAGCAATGGACTTAATAAGGTTCCAGGTTCCACTGATAACATTTCTGATTCACTACATGTTGATGAAATGAACAAACTTTTTGAGAAAGACTCTTTCCTGGATAGTGATCTGCAAAGTCCAACTGGTGAATTGCCTCTTTTAGATATTGACCAAGGAGACAATTTCCCAGATGACAAAAGCCTAAATAACCATGCTTGCTTAGATGGAAAGAAAAACTGTGTTTCATTAGGGCACCCAAAGACTGCCTCAAACTCTGAAGTGTTAACGGACAGCAAGGAAGAGCCACAAGCCAATGGGGACACTGAACTGCGGCCATACAAATGTCAGCAATGTGGGAGAACCTATCGGCATGCTGGAAGCTTGATAAACCACAAGAAATCACATCAGACAGGTGTGTACAGCTGTTCCCTGTGCTCCAAACAGCTCTTCAACCTTGCTGCACTGAAGAACCACCTCCGTGCTCATCTCAAGTCTAAGGTTAAAGTGGGGACAGATGTTCACCATTACAACTCTGTCAACCTACTGTCTGAATCATTAAAAGCCTCTGAAAGACCCTATGATTGCAACATCTGTGGTGAGAACTTTATCAGTGAAAGTGAGTTGAAGCAGCATGAAGTAATTCATGGGGACAAAGTTCTTTCATCATGCCAGGATCTCCCTTGCCTTAAAAACAGCTTTCCTGGTAGTCTCCACAGAGATTACTTGGAGAAATCTTGGGAGGGCAATACCGAGACTTCATGTTCTCAAAACGAAAATctcagtgcctcagggattgaaAATATCCAGGATAATAAACAGGAGCTGGCACCTCCCTTTAAGCAGGAACTGGCACCTCCCATCAAGCAAGAGCTAGCACCTCCCATCAAGCAGTGGTATCCTGATGAAGATCCTAATGTAAATATAAAGGAGCTGGAAGTATGTAAGGATGTTCAAAGCCCAAAGGCTGGCAGCTGTGCTTTGAAAAAGGAGTCTACCTATGAAAATAGTTTGTCAAACCAAGATGGCATTGGCATTCAAATTCAACCCAAAATGGAAGACCAACAAACTTCTTTTATCGAGGGAGAGCTTCCAGAACACAACGGGCAGAGCGGACAGGAAAGTCGGCCATACAAATGCAATCTATGTGGAAGAACATATAGGCACAGGGGTAGCTTGGTcaaccacaaacacacacatcagaCTGGTATCTACCAGTGTTCCCTCTGCCCCAAACAGTACTCCAATGTAATGGCTTTGAGAAACCATGTACGCTTTCACCTGAGGTCCTCTGTGGGCAGGAACAAGGCTGATGATGGCAGTTCATGTTTCCAAGACATGGAGAAGTTCTACAATTGTGCTTTTTGTGGTGAAACTTTTGATGACCCAGTGGACTGGCACGCTCACCAGATGGTGCACAATGGTGAAGAACAGCTGCTGGACTACCAAAATGATTCTGAGCTCCAGGAGACCTCTGAAAGTGGTCCATACAGGAAGCCCCATGGACATCAGGCAAATGAGAAAATCCCCACAGAGAGCATGGAAGCTTATCCAGAAATTACAGAGAACATCATCAAGGGAGCTGCTGAACAAATTGATGACATGGACACTAATGAGAGTGGCTGTAGAGATGTGGTTGAAATGTCCCATATCTGTGGCTGCTGTGGACAGATTTTTGATGATATCAAAACGCTTCAGAATCATAACCTCCTCCACAGCAGCGAGGTTTCCTCCCTAACCAGTCAGAGTCCTGGAAATGAAAACAGTGAGGATGTTGGAAATCTAAAGTCTGAAAATAGTCAgatcccagagaaagaaaaagtTTCTGAAACCTCAGGCCAAACAAGAAATTCAGAAGACTCAGAACATTTTGGGAAGCGGATGTATGAGTGTAACACCTGTGGGAAATCATACAGGCATTCAGGAAGTCTGATTAATCATAAGCGGACCCACCAGACTGGAGAATACTGCTGTGCCATCTGTTCTAAGCAGTTCAACAACTTGGCTGCACTGAAAAACCACCTCCGAATCCATTTGAAGGCTAAGAGGAACAGGAGACTAGAAGACTGTGATAATTCTTTGCTTTTGGTGCCTGAATCCAGCCCTAGCCTTCATAGTAACCCAATCTTCAGCTGTACTAGTTGTGAGGACAGCTTTTCAAGTGAACTGACATTTCAAAATCATCAACTAGTGCATGATGTCAAAGAATTAGTAGAGGGTGAGTGCAGCTCAGTAGACCACAGTAATTCCCAGAGCAAAAGTGGTAAGGACCCAGTGGAGGACTGTAACATGCAAAGTGCACAGGCTCTCTGCAGCAGCAATGGAAATGAGAGTTCAGGAAATGAAAGCTCTTGCATTAATATGCATGAATCAGAGAACCCCAAGGGAAATAATTTATTAGCAATGGTTAAGGATCAGTGCCTAATAGGGGGGGTAAGAGTTTGTGAAGGTAATACAGTTCTTGAAGATGACAGGTGCCAATTTGGAGAACATAACACTTTACAGCATAATGAGAAGGAAGGGCAAAATATGGATGACATGATTTGTAGTCCTTTAGGCATGACCAGCAGTACCAATCAAACTAACTCAGAAGATCAACCAGAACATTCTCCAGATCAAGGCAGTAATGAAAACCCTCTTTACAAGTGTGACCTATGTGGAAAGACCTTTACACATGCAGGCAGCTTAATTGATCACAAGCATACTCATCTAACTGGCATCTACCAATGTTCTTTCTGTCCAAAGGAGTACAATAGCTTGTTGGCATTGAGAAGCCATTTTCAGACCCATACCAGGTCTCAGATGGTCAGAAATGTAGATAGCAAAAACACCAACCTCTTCAAGACTCCAGAAGACAtacagcaattatcaaaccctcAATCAGATCAGCTTTATGACTGCAGCCTATGTGGCATTATCTTTTCTGAGAAGGTAGAATTCCAGGAGCATCAACTGGCACATGATATCTGCCACACATCTTGTGATCCTGCAGATGGGGAAAGATTCCAGCAAAATTTAAAAGAGGGGCAATATCAGGATGGCTCCACTGAAGATTTTGCCTTCCACATGCATGCAGCAGAGAGGGAGCTTCTGGAG AAACTCGAGCATGAAATGGAGAACCTTAGTCATAATATTGAAACTGATGGCTCTTACAGTGGTGGAACCCAAATATCCCATATTTGTGGCTATTGTGGGAAAACCTATGATGATCTTGAAAGCTTTAAAGCCCATAATTTAAGCCACAGTGGTGATCACAATACTTCAGAAGCACAAAATCCCCACCAACCAGAGACCAGCTTTGCAAAATTAGATCTTTCTACAAGCAAAATATTGGACATCACTGATGGTGATACTCAGCCAGTGATTTACCCCAAATCCAATTTTCTTACTGAAGAGCCTAAAAATGATGAACCCACCGACAGTCGACCATATGCCTGCAGCCAATGTGGTAAAACATACAGGCATGGAGGAAGTTTAGTAAATCACAAGAAAACACATCAGATAGGAGATTACCAATGTGGAGGTTGTTCTAGGCAGTACCCTAACCTTGCTGCCTACCGCAACCATTTGCGCCATCACCCCAAGTGTAAGCAGCAGGCAAGCCTATATGATGAAAGCAGGGCATTGCAACAAATATCTGCTGGGAGTACACAACCAGAAGTAAGTGGTGAAACATCTCAATCTTCTACTGACAAAGAAGGAACTCAGATACACATTTCTTGCAGTAATATGGAAGACCAGAATCCTGGGAAGACTGTAAAGGGCTATAGTGAAAAAGTTGAGTCTGCTGGAGACTCTGAGACTTCCAACATTGCAGATTACAAGGATGAAAAAAATCCATGCATGGATTTGGTAGAGGTGAAAAGACAGTTATCACTGCCAAGTCAACCCTTAAAAGATGCCGTTGTAAATATGGATTATTCCAGTGAGTTAGATAATTTAGAAGATCCACAAGACACTTCTAAACAAAAGTCTTATATATGTGAGTTCTGTGGAGAACTCTGTGATGGTGCTACTCAGCTTGAAGGTCATAAATCTCTTCATTGTGGGGGAAAATCTAGAGATGGTATGGATGATTCAGACTCTACAGTAAATCTTGGTACTGAAGTCAGTGAGAGTGAACTTCCAAGCTGTATTGAATTCAGCCAAACCAATTACTTAAAAAGCGACCCACAGGAATCAAAGGGAGATGAGCTCCAGCACCGACCTTTCAAATGTGAGTTATGTGACCGGACCTACAGGCATGCAGGGAGCCTGATCAACCACAAGCAGACACACAAAACAGGGCTGTTCCGCTGTTCAGTATGCCAGAAATGGTTTTACAATCTAATGGCGTTAAAGAACCACAACCGAATCCATTTTGAGACCAAACGGTACAAATGTGCAGATTGTGGTAAGGCTTTCCGGTTACAGAAACAGCTGAGCACCCACCAGAAAATGCACAATGAAAGAGCCACCCTTTCCAGAAGATCAATCCGCCAGAGCAAGCGGTCAGTCAGAAAAACAAGGTGTAAACCTGATCCAGAGATGCATTGCCTCAGTGGTGATGACCATGGTGGTAGTTCTGAGCCTAAAGGGCATGATGTAGTGGAAAAGGTGAATAGTTCCTCTAGCAATAAAAGACATACCAGTAACCCAAAGAAGCAACGCAACCCTGATGAACGGCCATACCAATGTGAGCAGTGTGGGCGTTCTTACCGGCACGCCAGCAGTCTTCAGAACCACAAGAAGAGCCACACAACTGGCCACTATTTTTGCTCCATTTGTGATAAGACTTATTCCAACCTAATGGCCTTGAAGAACCACCAGCGCACTCACTTTGAGGTCAAACGATACCATTGCGTGGAGTGTGGAAAGTCCTTCAAGTGGCAAAGGCAATTGGTCAAGCATCAGCTTCTCCATGCTGAGAAAAAATCTTATTTCTGCGGACTGTGTGGCAAGACACTGCATGGGAAGCTGTTATTTGAAAAGCACCAAATGGAGCATGAGGAAGACAAGGGTGGAAGCATGCAAGGCTACACAGAAGACTTGACTGAGGGAACCATGGACAAAATGGGTATTGGCAATGAAAAGACAAGCTTTGTGAAACAGAATTCCTCAGCTTCCAGAAATGACAAGACAGTCAAAAGTAGCCATTTCATCAAACCTATGAAAGCAGGAGATTATAGACAAAGCTGCCAAGATTGTAGTCAAGTTTTCAACAGCTATAAGGATACGGACAGTCATCCATGTTCGTGTCATACCAATGAAGAATTAACTACAGATACTCATCCACTCCGCACATCTGCATGGTCTAATCAAAACAGTACAGACATCAACTTCAGCCAAAGATCTGAAGAGGGACGTATTAGCACAGAGGGCAACTCAGTGCATCAGGGAGTGGAAAATCGACCTTATCAGTGTAACATCTGTGGGCGCACATACCGACATGCGGGCAGTCTGTTGAACCATAAGAATACCCACAAGACTGGGCTTTATAAGTGCTCCATATGCTTGAAGCAGTTTTATAATCCCATGGCTATGAAGAATCATCTCCGCATTCACAATGCCACAAAAAGGTTCTGGTGTCAGGACTGTGGCAAAGCCTTTCGGGCATCCAGGGAACTGATCAGCCACCAGCGGGTTCATACTGGGGAGAGACCCTTCTGCTGTCCAGTGTGCAGCCGAGGCTTCAGCAGTAAGCTAAGCCTGAAGCAGCATCAGAAAACTCATGCCAGTAGCAAGAACAGTGACCGGCTGGGCAAGATGATGGAGAACAAGAAAGATGATATTTCAGACAGGACTTCTTCCCCCAGTGACTCAATTAATGAAAAAACTGGTCAGGCTACCTATTCTGCTGATGACCCATTGAATGATGACTTTGCCACCCCTGAGGATGAGCGCCCTTACAAATGTAACCAGTGTGAAAGGACTTATCGCCATGCAGGGAGCTTGTTGAACCACAAGAAGACACACAAAACTGGCGTATACCAGTGCCCAACCTGCCACAAGGAGTTCTTCAATTTACTGGCACTGAAAAACCACCTTCGTATTCACTTGGACCGGAACCGGTACAAATGCCCAGACTGTGGCAAGGCTTTCCGCGTCTCTAGTCGACTAGTCAGTCACCGGCGGATCCACACCCAGGGTGGACCATTCCCCTGCCCCCTCTGTGGCAAGAAGTTCCTGAGGAAATCCAGCTTTCAGCGTCATCAGTTGCTCCACAATAACCAAGAGGTGAAAAGTTCATTGAACACAGTAGAGTCCTCAGGACTTGCAAGTATTTTGGTGGAAGTTACCTga